In one window of Meiothermus sp. DNA:
- a CDS encoding metal ABC transporter ATP-binding protein: MTAPAVEMHAYSVRFGEFQALQEVNLSVPQGAFVAIVGPNGAGKSTLLKALLGLERGLLREGPTQVSGTVRVMGLPPRQVPPGWVGYVPQVKGFDRSFPALALEVVVSGLRRRWPFIITSQERKKAEAMLDKVGALALANRRLGRLSGGELQRVYLARSLIREPRLLLLDEPATGVDVVGEADLYRHLEAYQAERGATVLMITHDWEAAQHHASAVLVLNRRVVGYGPPEQVLCHECLSQAFGHVGHGHKLVLGGRA; the protein is encoded by the coding sequence ATGACCGCACCTGCGGTGGAAATGCATGCGTATTCGGTGCGCTTTGGGGAGTTCCAGGCGCTGCAAGAAGTAAACCTGAGTGTGCCCCAGGGGGCTTTCGTCGCCATAGTAGGACCCAATGGGGCGGGCAAGAGTACCCTGCTAAAAGCTTTACTGGGCCTGGAGCGGGGTTTGTTGCGCGAGGGTCCGACCCAGGTTTCGGGTACGGTGCGGGTGATGGGTCTACCGCCTCGGCAGGTGCCCCCGGGCTGGGTGGGGTATGTGCCGCAGGTCAAGGGCTTTGACCGTAGTTTTCCTGCGCTGGCCCTGGAAGTGGTGGTGTCGGGTTTGCGGCGCCGCTGGCCCTTTATCATTACCTCCCAGGAACGCAAAAAAGCCGAGGCCATGCTGGATAAGGTGGGGGCGCTGGCCCTGGCCAACCGTCGGCTGGGCCGCCTCTCGGGTGGGGAGCTTCAGCGGGTCTATCTGGCCCGGAGCCTCATCCGTGAGCCGCGGCTGCTCTTGCTGGACGAGCCCGCTACAGGCGTGGACGTGGTGGGAGAGGCCGACCTGTACCGGCACCTCGAGGCCTACCAGGCCGAGCGTGGGGCCACCGTACTCATGATTACCCACGACTGGGAAGCCGCTCAGCACCATGCCTCGGCGGTGCTGGTGTTGAACCGGCGGGTGGTGGGCTATGGCCCGCCCGAGCAGGTGCTCTGCCACGAGTGTCTGAGCCAGGCCTTTGGGCACGTGGGCCACGGACACAAGCTGGTGCTGGGGGGCCGCGCATGA
- a CDS encoding metal ABC transporter permease, translating to MMEALQLPFLQRALLAGLLVGGLASYLGVMVVQRRLSFLGDGLAHAAFAGVALGLLLHEEPLWVAIPFAVGVSLAITWVRERSNLGDDTAIGIFFAVSVALGVLFMSLRQGFAPDAVAYLFGSILTVTQTDLWVMGVIALGVALLAPVWSHWAYATFDRELALADRQPVLLYDYLLAGLIALVVVVSVKVVGIVLIAAFIVIPAATARLLSRTFSAMTVISVAIGVFSVVPGLAAAYLFDVPAGSAIVLVQALLFALALTLRR from the coding sequence ATGATGGAGGCACTGCAGCTTCCGTTTTTGCAACGGGCCCTGCTGGCGGGCCTGCTGGTGGGGGGGTTGGCCAGCTATCTGGGCGTGATGGTGGTACAGCGCCGCCTCTCGTTCCTGGGCGACGGGCTGGCCCATGCGGCCTTTGCGGGCGTAGCCCTGGGGCTGCTTCTGCACGAAGAGCCGCTCTGGGTGGCCATTCCCTTCGCGGTGGGGGTCTCGCTGGCCATCACCTGGGTGCGCGAACGCAGCAATCTGGGCGACGATACCGCCATCGGTATCTTCTTTGCGGTCTCGGTGGCGCTGGGGGTGCTGTTCATGTCCCTGCGCCAGGGTTTCGCCCCCGACGCTGTGGCCTATCTGTTTGGTTCCATCCTGACCGTGACCCAGACCGATTTGTGGGTGATGGGCGTGATTGCCCTGGGGGTTGCCCTCCTGGCGCCGGTCTGGAGCCACTGGGCCTATGCCACCTTCGACCGCGAGCTGGCCCTGGCCGACCGACAGCCGGTGCTGCTCTACGACTATCTGCTCGCGGGGCTCATTGCCCTGGTGGTGGTGGTTTCGGTCAAGGTGGTGGGTATAGTCTTGATTGCGGCTTTTATTGTGATTCCCGCCGCTACGGCCCGCTTGCTCAGCCGGACTTTTTCGGCCATGACAGTTATATCGGTTGCGATTGGCGTTTTTTCGGTCGTTCCAGGGCTGGCGGCCGCTTATTTATTCGATGTCCCGGCCGGTAGTGCGATAGTGCTGGTGCAGGCCCTGTTGTTTGCCCTGGCGCTGACCCTGCGCCGATGA
- a CDS encoding Rrf2 family transcriptional regulator — protein MWVSTKAQYGLRALVEIGLRQPKAVPLKDVADVQGISQHYLEQIAAQLRRSGFIRSVRGAKGGYRLGRPVERITALEVVEALEGSLAPVTCLEDPQSCWQTGNCSTEILWKKVDDAMRGVLQQTTLKDLIEERKQIEARKLVQLEPAPPVVYSR, from the coding sequence ATGTGGGTCTCAACCAAAGCACAGTACGGGTTACGGGCCCTGGTAGAGATCGGCTTGCGCCAACCTAAGGCAGTTCCCCTCAAGGACGTAGCGGATGTGCAAGGGATCAGCCAGCACTACCTGGAGCAGATAGCAGCCCAACTGCGACGCTCCGGCTTCATCCGCAGCGTGCGGGGGGCCAAAGGGGGTTACAGGCTGGGCCGCCCGGTGGAGCGCATTACTGCTTTGGAGGTGGTGGAGGCCCTGGAGGGTAGCCTGGCGCCCGTGACCTGTCTTGAAGACCCCCAGTCCTGCTGGCAGACCGGCAACTGCTCTACCGAGATCCTGTGGAAAAAAGTGGACGATGCTATGCGGGGGGTGTTGCAACAAACTACCCTGAAGGATTTGATCGAGGAACGCAAGCAGATCGAGGCCCGCAAACTGGTGCAGCTCGAGCCCGCGCCGCCTGTGGTCTACAGCCGCTAG
- a CDS encoding cysteine desulfurase family protein: protein MIYLDYAATTPLDPEVKAAVQEVLSVYGNPSSVHGAGRRARQLLEEGRERVARALGCKPRELVLTSGGTESDALAIFGVALALGRGHLVSTELEHSAVLTALKNLQHLGFDVTLLKPDHTGMIYPEQVAEALRPDTFLVSLMTVNNEIGTLYPVKAVAELCRARGVLFHTDAVQAFGTVPSRVEDLGADLISIAAHKFYGPKGVGALYVRKGIELFPLMPGKQEQGYRGGTENLPAVYGMGLAAEKAMTLLRQEIQKLLHLRERLESQLLAIPGVELNGHPTLRSPKHVNVTARGADGEGLLLNLDLLGVAASAGSACASGSLEPSHVLLAIGRSKAEAKASVRFSLGRFTTEEEIDKAAAAFAEAVGRSRVLT from the coding sequence ATGATCTACCTCGACTACGCCGCCACCACCCCACTCGACCCCGAGGTAAAGGCCGCCGTGCAGGAGGTGCTATCGGTTTATGGCAACCCCAGCTCGGTGCATGGGGCAGGCCGCCGGGCGCGGCAGCTGTTGGAAGAGGGCCGGGAGCGTGTGGCCAGGGCGCTGGGGTGCAAACCCCGTGAGCTGGTGCTGACCAGCGGCGGCACCGAGTCCGATGCGTTGGCAATTTTTGGGGTGGCGCTGGCCCTTGGTCGGGGTCATCTGGTGAGTACGGAGCTCGAGCACTCCGCCGTCCTGACCGCGCTCAAGAACCTCCAGCACCTGGGTTTCGATGTCACCTTGCTGAAGCCCGACCACACCGGCATGATTTACCCTGAGCAAGTCGCCGAAGCCCTGCGCCCCGATACCTTCCTGGTCTCGCTGATGACCGTCAACAACGAAATCGGCACCCTGTATCCGGTCAAGGCGGTGGCTGAGCTTTGCCGGGCCAGGGGCGTCCTTTTCCACACCGACGCTGTGCAGGCCTTTGGCACGGTGCCCAGCCGGGTGGAAGACCTGGGGGCCGACCTCATCTCCATTGCCGCCCACAAGTTCTACGGCCCCAAAGGGGTGGGGGCGCTTTATGTGCGAAAGGGAATAGAACTTTTCCCCCTGATGCCCGGCAAACAGGAGCAGGGCTACCGGGGGGGCACCGAAAACCTGCCGGCCGTGTACGGGATGGGCCTGGCTGCCGAAAAAGCCATGACACTGTTGCGCCAGGAAATCCAAAAACTGCTGCACTTGCGGGAGCGTCTGGAATCTCAGCTTCTGGCCATTCCAGGGGTCGAGCTCAACGGCCACCCCACGCTGCGAAGCCCCAAGCATGTCAACGTGACGGCCAGAGGGGCCGACGGCGAAGGGCTCTTGCTCAACCTAGATCTGCTGGGTGTAGCGGCTTCAGCGGGCTCGGCCTGTGCGAGCGGGAGCCTCGAGCCCTCTCATGTACTCCTGGCCATTGGGCGGAGCAAGGCCGAGGCCAAAGCTTCGGTGCGGTTCAGCCTCGGGCGCTTCACCACCGAAGAAGAGATAGACAAAGCCGCAGCCGCTTTTGCCGAAGCGGTGGGGCGCTCGAGGGTACTTACTTAA
- a CDS encoding long-chain fatty acid--CoA ligase: MTRPWLNHYDKGVPADIQYPEVPLWKLLSDTAQKYPDHVALEFMGSVMGYRTLWESVLKFAGALQAQGVQPGDRVAIMLPNCPQFVIAFYGTLAAGGMCVNVNPLYTPRELRHQLSDAGAETLVILDLLWPRYAEIEQEVPVKRVFTTGIQDYLPFPKNLLFPIKARREKRWVNLPQHPKRQDFKKTLKAASPIAQPYPAKPDEVALLQYTGGTTGVSKGAMLSHRNLVANTYQSMAWGGDEVKDLEGKGVMLGAIPFFHVYGMTVAMNYGIAAGYKIVLLPRPEVKPCIEAIEKHGVTHFPGVPTLYIGFNNFPGIEKRRVGTVKVCISGSAALPVEVTKKFEQLTGGKLVEGYGLTEAAPCTHCNPLTGERKIGSIGLPMPGIDAKVLDENLREVPVGEVGELALRGPNVMLGYWQRPEETNKAIKIDWLLTGDMARMDEDGYFYIVDRKKDMIIAGGYNIYPREVEEVLFAHPGVAEAAVVGLPDEYRGETVAAFVVPKPGVTLSKEELDKHCRDNLAAYKVPRIYEFRSELPKSAVGKVLRRELREAALKERQKVGS, translated from the coding sequence ATGACCCGACCCTGGCTCAACCATTACGACAAAGGCGTCCCGGCGGATATTCAGTACCCCGAGGTACCCCTCTGGAAACTGCTTTCCGACACCGCCCAAAAATACCCAGACCATGTGGCCCTGGAGTTTATGGGGAGCGTGATGGGCTACCGCACCCTTTGGGAGTCGGTGCTCAAGTTTGCAGGCGCCCTCCAGGCCCAGGGGGTGCAGCCGGGTGACCGCGTGGCCATCATGCTGCCCAACTGCCCGCAGTTTGTAATTGCCTTTTATGGAACACTGGCGGCTGGTGGGATGTGCGTGAACGTGAACCCCCTTTACACCCCGCGCGAGCTCCGACATCAGCTTTCCGACGCAGGAGCCGAGACCCTGGTCATCCTGGACTTGCTCTGGCCTCGCTATGCCGAGATCGAGCAGGAGGTACCGGTCAAGCGGGTGTTCACCACCGGTATTCAAGACTATCTGCCTTTCCCCAAAAATCTGCTCTTCCCCATCAAAGCCCGCCGAGAAAAACGCTGGGTCAACTTACCCCAACACCCCAAGCGCCAGGACTTCAAAAAGACCCTTAAAGCGGCCAGCCCCATCGCACAACCCTACCCCGCCAAGCCCGATGAGGTGGCCCTATTGCAGTACACTGGGGGTACAACCGGCGTTTCCAAGGGGGCCATGCTCTCGCACCGCAATCTGGTCGCCAACACTTATCAGAGCATGGCCTGGGGGGGCGACGAGGTCAAAGACCTGGAAGGCAAAGGGGTCATGCTGGGTGCCATCCCCTTCTTTCACGTTTACGGCATGACCGTGGCCATGAACTACGGCATTGCCGCAGGATACAAGATTGTGCTGCTGCCGCGCCCCGAGGTCAAGCCCTGCATCGAGGCCATCGAAAAGCATGGTGTGACCCATTTCCCTGGCGTGCCCACCCTTTACATTGGTTTCAACAATTTTCCTGGCATCGAAAAACGCAGGGTTGGAACGGTCAAGGTTTGTATCTCCGGCTCCGCGGCCCTGCCCGTCGAAGTCACCAAGAAATTCGAGCAGTTGACCGGCGGCAAGCTGGTCGAGGGCTATGGCCTGACCGAGGCTGCCCCCTGCACCCACTGCAACCCCCTCACCGGCGAGCGCAAGATTGGCAGTATTGGGCTGCCCATGCCTGGTATTGATGCCAAGGTATTGGACGAAAACCTGCGCGAGGTTCCTGTGGGCGAGGTGGGGGAGCTGGCCCTGCGCGGTCCCAACGTCATGCTGGGCTACTGGCAGCGCCCCGAGGAAACCAACAAGGCCATCAAGATTGACTGGCTGCTCACCGGCGATATGGCCCGTATGGACGAGGACGGCTACTTCTACATTGTGGATCGCAAGAAAGACATGATCATTGCAGGCGGCTATAACATCTATCCCCGCGAGGTGGAGGAAGTGTTGTTTGCCCATCCGGGCGTGGCCGAAGCAGCGGTGGTGGGTCTGCCCGATGAGTACCGGGGCGAGACGGTGGCAGCCTTTGTGGTTCCCAAACCTGGTGTAACCCTGAGCAAAGAGGAGCTGGACAAACATTGCCGCGACAACCTGGCTGCCTACAAGGTGCCGCGCATCTACGAGTTCCGCAGCGAACTGCCCAAGAGTGCGGTGGGCAAGGTACTACGAAGGGAACTGCGCGAGGCTGCCCTCAAGGAGCGGCAGAAGGTCGGTAGTTAA
- a CDS encoding M20 family metallopeptidase, giving the protein MNIRETIAELTPSLIEMRRDFHRHPELGFQEVRTSTKLAEFLQRLGLEVTRGVAQTGVVASLKGAKPGKTVLVRADIDALPIHEDSGVPYSSQTPGVMHACGHDGHAAIAAHVAAVLARFKEQIVGEVRFAFQPAEEIVSGARPMVEAGVLEGVDRVVGLHLYSLMPTGKVGVRPGPSMAAADAFTIHLRGKGAHAAMPHEGVDTVLIAAQIIVALQSLVSRETDPVNTSVVTIATVTAGEGAHNIIPETALLKGTLRTFDAQLREKLIRRIGELSQGIAAAMGGSAEVNWLPGSPAVVNDPEMVERFRQIARQVVGEAAVLEVPPVMGGDDMSEFLNRCPGVYFWLGAGDPDPSKNRPHHHPGFWIDDERSLPLGTELITRTVLDFLR; this is encoded by the coding sequence ATGAACATTCGAGAAACCATCGCCGAGTTGACGCCCAGTCTGATCGAGATGCGCCGCGACTTTCACCGCCACCCCGAACTGGGGTTCCAGGAGGTGCGCACTAGCACCAAACTTGCCGAGTTTTTGCAAAGGCTGGGCCTCGAGGTCACAAGGGGGGTGGCCCAGACCGGGGTGGTGGCCAGCCTGAAGGGCGCCAAACCGGGCAAAACCGTGCTGGTGCGGGCCGACATCGATGCCCTGCCCATCCACGAAGACTCTGGCGTACCTTACAGCTCCCAGACCCCTGGCGTCATGCACGCCTGCGGCCACGATGGTCACGCGGCCATTGCCGCTCATGTGGCTGCGGTCCTGGCCCGCTTCAAAGAGCAAATCGTGGGTGAGGTGCGCTTTGCCTTCCAGCCTGCCGAAGAGATTGTTTCGGGGGCCCGCCCGATGGTGGAGGCCGGGGTACTGGAAGGGGTGGACCGTGTGGTGGGGCTGCACCTCTACAGCCTGATGCCGACAGGAAAAGTGGGGGTACGGCCCGGCCCCTCGATGGCCGCCGCTGACGCCTTCACCATCCACCTTCGGGGCAAAGGCGCCCATGCGGCCATGCCCCACGAGGGGGTAGACACCGTCCTGATCGCGGCGCAGATTATCGTGGCCCTGCAAAGCCTGGTCAGCCGTGAGACCGACCCGGTCAATACTTCGGTCGTCACCATTGCCACCGTTACGGCAGGCGAAGGGGCGCACAACATCATCCCCGAAACCGCCCTCCTCAAGGGCACCCTCCGCACTTTCGATGCCCAACTCCGGGAGAAGCTCATCCGCCGGATTGGCGAACTCAGCCAGGGGATTGCTGCTGCTATGGGAGGCAGCGCCGAGGTGAACTGGCTGCCGGGTTCGCCCGCCGTGGTCAACGACCCCGAGATGGTCGAGCGGTTCCGGCAGATAGCCCGGCAGGTAGTGGGGGAGGCAGCGGTGCTCGAGGTGCCGCCGGTGATGGGTGGCGACGACATGTCGGAGTTCTTGAACCGCTGTCCGGGGGTGTACTTCTGGCTGGGTGCGGGCGATCCCGACCCCAGCAAGAACCGCCCACACCACCACCCAGGCTTCTGGATAGACGACGAGCGTTCCCTGCCCCTGGGCACCGAACTGATTACCCGTACCGTGCTCGACTTTTTGCGCTAG
- a CDS encoding DUF4864 domain-containing protein, producing the protein MKPVVALVVLFLLGGQAQRLQDVPPQDRAAIQAIISAQIEAFKKDDAVRAFSFASPGIRQVFQTPERFIEMVRSGYAQIYRPLKVEFGPASRSLGTLQQVRQVVNLVGLDGKKAVAYYLMERQADGSWKIAGVQLELIPDDQTI; encoded by the coding sequence ATGAAACCTGTTGTTGCCCTGGTTGTGCTATTCCTTTTGGGAGGTCAGGCCCAGCGCTTGCAGGACGTGCCCCCGCAAGACCGCGCAGCTATTCAAGCCATTATCAGTGCGCAGATCGAGGCTTTCAAAAAAGATGACGCTGTGCGGGCTTTCTCCTTTGCTTCCCCTGGTATTCGCCAGGTTTTCCAGACCCCCGAGCGCTTTATCGAGATGGTTCGGTCGGGCTACGCTCAGATTTACCGACCCCTCAAGGTGGAGTTTGGGCCCGCCAGCCGCTCTCTGGGAACTCTGCAACAGGTGCGCCAGGTTGTGAATTTAGTGGGCCTGGACGGTAAGAAAGCGGTGGCGTACTACCTGATGGAGCGCCAGGCAGACGGCAGTTGGAAGATTGCGGGGGTGCAGCTCGAGCTTATCCCCGACGACCAGACCATTTAG